The proteins below are encoded in one region of Engystomops pustulosus chromosome 8, aEngPut4.maternal, whole genome shotgun sequence:
- the ELFN1 gene encoding protein ELFN1, whose protein sequence is MAGHRGFVMPALCLWMFVLFALLYTGKVQADCWLIEGDKGFVWLAICSQNQPPYESIPQHINSTIVDLRLNENKIKSVHYSSLSRFGNLTYLNLTKNEVSYIEDGAFAGQFNLQVLQLGYNRLRNLTEGILRGLGKLEYLYLQANLIETVTPNAFWECPNIMNIDLSMNRIQRLDSTTFVGLSKLSVCELYSNPFYCSCELLGFLKWLDIFTNMTRTFDRMQCDSPPDYTGYFLLGQGRSSYRNALGMLSSLCTDGSYTMMPHLMSPRYQVTTGPPESPCSEEDCFSGDGTTPLINVYTPPANSKVSLSVNLNTETHADAVLVAEIPYPYSKMYILVQYNNSFFTDIRNLKSEKESIKLDGLKPNTNYTYCVASIRNSLRFNHTCIAFYTRSHTKQEHVPTPSTATHYIMTILGCLFGMVIILGIVYYCLRKKRQKEEKHKKAGGSMKKTIIELKYGPEMETPSISQLSQGQMLGPESMSRIPYLPSVGEVEQYKLIETSETPKTTKGNYMEVRTGEQPERRDCELSMPPDTQSSVAEISTIAKEVDKVNQIINNCIDALKSETTSFQGVKSGAVSTAEPQLVLISEQIPSKHGFLSPVYKESYTHPLQRHHSMEAPPKRSSTSSSGSIRSPRSFRSEGSAHKSETKYIEKTSPTADTILTVTPAAAILRAEAEKIRQYTEHRHSYPGSHQGEQQQQQQQQPMPQHENLGVRKTSILEPLTRPRPRELAYSQLSPHYHNLSYTSSPEYTCKPSHSIWERFKLHRKRHKEEEYMAAGHALRKKVQFAKDEDLHDILDYWKGVSAQHKS, encoded by the coding sequence ATGGCTGGGCACAGAGGATTTGTAATGCCAGCTCTCTGTTTATGGATGTTtgttctgtttgcacttttataCACAGGCAAGGTACAAGCAGACTGCTGGCTCATCGAAGGTGACAAGGGTTTTGTCTGGCTCGCCATCTGCAGTCAGAACCAGCCACCGTATGAGTCAATACCACAGCACATTAATAGCACCATAGTGGACCTGAGACTCAATGAGAATAAAATAAAGAGCGTTCACTACTCTTCACTTAGCCGATTCGGCAACTTAACGTACCTCAACCTCACTAAGAATGAGGTGTCCTACATAGAAGATGGAGCTTTTGCCGGTCAGTTCAATTTGCAGGTGCTCCAGCTTGGTTACAATAGGTTACGAAATCTGACGGAGGGAATTCTTAGGGGACTGGGAAAGTTGGAGTATCTCTACCTCCAAGCAAACCTAATTGAAACTGTGACTCCTAATGCCTTTTGGGAGTGCCCAAACATTATGAACATTGACTTGTCTATGAACAGGATCCAGAGGCTGGACAGTACTACTTTTGTAGGCCTCAGTAAGCTGAGTGTTTGTGAATTGTACAGTAATCCTTTCTATTGCTCATGTGAGCTACTGGGCTTCCTAAAGTGGTTGGATATATTCACCAACATGACTCGTACTTTTGACCGCATGCAGTGCGATTCTCCACCTGACTACACAGGTTACTTCTTATTGGGTCAAGGTCGATCCAGTTATCGTAATGCCCTTGGCATGTTGTCCTCTCTCTGCACAGATGGCTCTTATACAATGATGCCACATTTGATGTCTCCGAGGTACCAAGTCACCACTGGCCCTCCCGAAAGCCCATGTTCTGAAGAAGACTGTTTTTCCGGAGATGGGACTACACCCCTCATTAATGTCTACACTCCTCCTGCCAATTCCAAAGTCAGCCTCAGCGTCAACCTAAATACAGAAACTCACGCAGATGCCGTTCTAGTAGCCGAAATACCATACCCCTACAGCAAGATGTACATTTTGGTTCAGTACAATAATAGCTTCTTTACTGACATTCGGAACCTGAAGTCAGAGAAAGAATCCATAAAGTTGGATGGGCTGAAACCCAACACAAATTACACTTACTGTGTCGCCTCTATTCGAAATTCTCTCAGGTTCAACCACACCTGCATAGCCTTTTACACTCGCAGCCATACCAAACAAGAACATGTGCCTACCCCATCCACCGCCACTCACTATATTATGACTATTCTCGGCTGCCTGTTTGGTATGGTTATAATCCTGGGTATTGTATACTACTGCCTGCGCAAAAAGCGCCAAAAAGAGGAAAAGCACAAAAAGGCAGGCGGTAgtatgaaaaaaacaattattgaaCTTAAATATGGACCTGAAATGGAGACACCTAGTATAAGTCAGCTATCTCAAGGGCAGATGTTAGGTCCAGAGTCAATGTCCCGCATCCCCTATTTGCCCTCAGTGGGGGAAGTAGAACAATACAAACTGATAGAAACTAGTGAAACACCTAAAACCACCAAGGGGAATTACATGGAAGTGCGAACTGGTGAACAACCTGAGAGAAGAGACTGTGAACTGTCCATGCCACCAGATACTCAGAGTTCGGTGGCTGAGATATCCACCATTGCTAAGGAGGTAGACAAAGTCAACCAGATCATAAATAATTGTATAGATGCCTTGAAGTCAGAAACAACTTCATTCCAAGGTGTAAAGTCAGGAGCTGTCTCTACAGCAGAGCCACAGTTGGTCTTGATATCAGAACAGATTCCCAGTAAACATGGCTTTCTTTCCCCAGTATATAAGGAAAGCTACACTCATCCCTTACAGAGGCATCATAGCATGGAAGCCCCTCCAAAACGCTCTAGCACATCTTCAAGTGGGTCTATCCGAAGCCCAAGGTCATTTCGTTCCGAAGGGTCTGCACATAAGTCCGAAACAAAATATATCGAAAAGACGTCTCCGACCGCTGATACCATCCTCACTGTGACCCCAGCAGCTGCCATCTTAAGAGCAGAAGCTGAAAAGATTCGCCAGTATACAGAGCACCGGCACTCCTACCCAGGCTCACATCAAGGTGAGCAGCAACAACAGCAGCAACAGCAACCAATGCCCCAGCACGAAAACCTCGGAGTCCGTAAAACCTCCATACTGGAGCCTTTAACTCGGCCACGTCCAAGGGAACTGGCCTATTCCCAACTTTCACCCCACTACCACAATTTGAGCTACACCTCCAGTCCAGAATACACGTGCAAACCCTCCCACAGCATCTGGGAACGTTTCAAACTGCACCGCAAGCGCCACAAAGAGGAAGAATACATGGCAGCCGGCCACGCCCTGCGCAAAAAGGTCCAGTTTGCCAAAGATGAGGATCTCCATGACATCCTAGACTACTGGAAGGGCGTCTCCGCCCAGCACAAGTCCTGA